GGTTTTACCGTAAAGAATGCATGCCGACACACAGAGGATTTGATTCTTTCTTTGGATCACTTTTGGGTAGCGGTGATTACTACAATCATTACAAGTGTGATAGCCCGGGTACGTGTGGATATGACTTGTATGAAAATGATAATGCAGCATGGGATCATGACCATGGTATTTATTCTACAGAAATGTACACTCAAAGAGTGCAACAAATTTTGGCCAACCACAATCCCAAGACACCTATATTCCTTTATATTGCTTACCAAGCAGTGCATTCACCTTTACAAGCTCCTGGAAATTATTTGGAAAATTTCAAATCCATTACCAATGTTAATAGACGGAGATATGCTGCCATGTTGTCATGTTTGGATGACGCAGTTAACAATATTACtactgctttaaaaaaatatgacttCTATGagaatagtattattatttattcttcaGATAATGGTGGACAACCAATGGCAGGAGGTAACAACTGGCCTCTACGTGGAAGCAAAGGGACATATTGGGAAGGAGGTATACGTGCGGTGGGCTTTGTGCATAGCCCGTTTCTTAAAAATAAGGGCTATGTGTGTAAAGAACTCATACATATAACAGACTGGTTTCCAACATTAGTTACTTTGGCTGGTGGACAATTAGATGAAGACATGAAATTAGATGGTTATGATATATGGGAAACAGTAAGTGAAGGAAAACGTTCTCCAAGAATGGACATCCTACACAATATAGATCCTATGTATACCAAGGCAAGAAATGGCTCTTGGGCAGCTGGCTTTGGAATTTGGAATACCGCTATTCAGTCAGCAATTAGGGTGAACCACTGGAAATTGCTTACAGGAAATCCTGGTTATGGTGATTGGGTGCCTCCTCAAAGTTTTAGCAATATTGGATTAAATCGTTGGCACAATGAGCG
The Mixophyes fleayi isolate aMixFle1 chromosome 1, aMixFle1.hap1, whole genome shotgun sequence DNA segment above includes these coding regions:
- the ARSJ gene encoding arylsulfatase J, with the protein product MGQASFMKMLGLGALAAFSMVSIMTYGYLCWDKVNPSLEKHESLSQDLDELREMGHQPHIIFILADDQGYRDIGYHGSEIRTPTLDKLASEGVKLENYYVQPICSPSRSQFITGKYQIHTGLQHSIIRPSQPNCLPLDNFTLPQKLKHIGYATHMVGKWHLGFYRKECMPTHRGFDSFFGSLLGSGDYYNHYKCDSPGTCGYDLYENDNAAWDHDHGIYSTEMYTQRVQQILANHNPKTPIFLYIAYQAVHSPLQAPGNYLENFKSITNVNRRRYAAMLSCLDDAVNNITTALKKYDFYENSIIIYSSDNGGQPMAGGNNWPLRGSKGTYWEGGIRAVGFVHSPFLKNKGYVCKELIHITDWFPTLVTLAGGQLDEDMKLDGYDIWETVSEGKRSPRMDILHNIDPMYTKARNGSWAAGFGIWNTAIQSAIRVNHWKLLTGNPGYGDWVPPQSFSNIGLNRWHNERVSIADGKSLWLFNITADPYERVDLSEMYPDVVKQLLRRLAQFNKSAVPVRYPPKDPRSNPKLNGGVWGPWYKENKKQKKTSTKKPKKKKVNKNPTHRKQQFSGCHPPPNNS